The sequence CGTCTGCAGGTTGACGCCGGCCGCGTCGGCCAGCTGGCCGGTGCGCAGCCCAGACCCGGTCATCTCGGGCCCCGGACGGACGTCGCCCGCTCGGCGAGGGCATCGAGGACGTCGACGTGCGCCGCCGGCACCCGAACGTCCAGCGTCAGCGAATCCGGGCCAGGTCGTGCGATGTCGAAAGCGAAGAACGAGCAGCAGGACTGTTCACGGGCGGTCAGGTCCCGCGCTGTCTCCTCGACCTGCGCCGCGCCGTCGAGCTGCAACCGCAGGTGCTGTGCCGACAGCCGGTCGACACCCTGGACCGCATCGCGGAAGAACTGATCGAACTCGGCGAGCCGCAGTGGCCGTTCGGGGGTCGGCAGGGTGCAGGCATCCGGTGCCCAGGAGTCATCCGTCGTGACGTGTCGGTCGCTCATACTCTGACGGTAAGCCTGTACCTGGGTACCGGATGCAAGCCCCGGTCGGTAGAAGTATCCAGGCCGTCAGAGGTCGGACAAGGCCAACCAATGGCGACCATCGGCGACGACGGTTCGCGCAGGTAGCGCAGCGTGGCCCATGGTGACTGCGGCGCAGGCAGTGCCTTACCGGTAGTTGGTGAACTGCAGCGCCACGCCGAAGTCCTCGCCCTTGAGCAGCGCGATGACGGCCTGGAGGTCGTCCTTCTTCTTGCCGGTGACCCGGAGCTGGTCGCCCTGGATCTGCGCCTGCACGCCCTTCGGGCCCTCGTCGCGGATCTTCTTGCTGATCGCCTTGGCCTTGTCCGTGTCGATGCCCTGGATGACCTTGGCGTCGATCTTGAAGATCTTGCCCGAGGCGCGGGGGTCGCCGGCGTCCAGCGACTTGAGCGAGATGTTCCGCTTGACCAGCTTCTCCTTGAAGACGTCGAGCGCCGCCCGGACCCGCTCCTCGGTCTCCGCCTGGAGGCTGATCGACTCCTCGCCGGACCAGGAGATCTCGGCGCCGGTGCCGCGGAAGTCGAACCGCTGCGCGAGCTCCTTCTCCGCCTGACGGAGGGCGTTGTCGACCTCCTGGCGGTCGACCTTGCTCACGATGTCGAACGACGGGTTCGCTGCCATGCTCATGCTCCTGCTGTCCGGCGGTCTGTCACGTACCGTCGTCCGCTGGCCAGCGGCACGACCCCCTGACCGTACCCGGTTGCGACGATCCCGGGGGCAACCGCTATCCTTGGCGTCGCTGCCGCGCGCGAGTGCGGTGGTATGCCCTGGCGGGTTGCCCGAGCGGCCAATGGGAGCGGACTGTAAATCCGTCGCGAAAGCTTCAGAGGTTCGAATCCTCTACCCGCCACCAGGTGCGAAGACGGCCTCTGACCAGCAGAAATGCGGTCAGGGGCCGATCTTGTTTGGTCCCGCTGAGTCCGACCGTCGCCCACCGTCGCTCAACGTTCGGGGGCGTATCGGGGGGAGCCCGAGGGGCACCTTGCGATGTCAGTGCCCGTCGTCGGCACCCTTGTCAGGTTGTGACCGTTCCGCCGTTGACGACATCGCGCGTTGCGGTAACGTCGAGACTTGCCGGATCGTTACTCAGCGCAGGTGAGGCGATGCGGTCAGTTGCGGGTAAGGAGTGATGTCACACCCCGCTCGTACTGTTGAGAGCGTCAACCAGGCAACACCCCCCTGACCGGCTGTGAATCCGGCTCCCGGACGACCGGCATGCCGTGACGCGGTCACCGCCCCCATGCTTGGGGCTTGCCGCACGGACCCGGCGCGCACCGTTCCTGCGCCGCGCCGCTCGGGCACGGTGCCCGGCCGGCTGCCGGCCCACGAGCCTCAATCACCCCTTGCCGCTACCGTCTCGGCGGCCTCCGGGCTTCCCCGCTCTCCGCGCCAGCCGCCGGGCGTTGGCGTGTCGGCCGCGTGCGACAGCTAAGCGGCCGGCGCGCGCCCAGGCGGCGGCGCGTGCGGCCCGCTTGTCGGGCCGCCTTGAAGACGTACAGAAACTTTGAACCGCTCGCCGGCAGCCGGCTGTCCGGTCTCGGGACCTGCGTGACAGATCGGTATCAGGACCTGGGTGACACTTCTGGCCGACTTAGCGGGATCATGAGGCACGTGAGTTCCTCTCAGCCCGTCGGGCCCAACGCCCTTGCCGACGCCGTTAGAGACGAGTTGGTAGCCGCCGGCCTACCCGTGCTGCCGTGGGAGCCGAGTGAGGTCCGCGGCACGGGCGTCTCCATCCTTGCCGACGCAGACGATCCAGAGGTCTGGATCGGTTGGGTGGAGAGCGAGGCCATGCGCAACGCCGCCATCACCGCTCTGCAAGCGGGCGCATACCGGCCCGGCGGCTCGGAGGTACATCCCGCCCTCCGGCATTCTTCGACGGTCACGTCCGCGATGCTCGCGGCCATAGCGGAGATCCTTGTGGCGGTCGGGTTCCACGTGGAGACGGACGCCGATGACATGCGGCCGAGCGAATTGCTGGTGCGGGGACGGCAGCCTGGGCCCAGCTGGCGCGATCCGGCCGTTCCGCCGCTCGCCGGTTCGTCCGGCTACGGGCCAGGCGTGCGGGTGCGGCTAATCGAAGGCGACTATGCCGGCGCCGTCACCACCGTAATGAGCGCCCGCTGGCACAACCGGCGGACGGTCGGACCGCCGGACCTGTACCGCGTCGAGCACCCGCGCGGGACCGGTCAGCTCGATGTCCCGGCGACCGCCGTCACGCTGGCGCAGGAGGAAAGCTAGCCGGACGTGTCACCCATGTCCCGAGACTGATCTGTCACGCAGGTCCTGAGACCCGACACGCCGGCAGCCGGCCGCAGGTTGGTACACCTGCCGACTTGGTGTGGTGTCTACGTCTGGGCCGAGCATGTCGTTGACGACTAGGTTGATCGGCTGTGACCTTGGAGTGGCGACGTCGACTCTTGCCCGGTGCCGGGCTCCTGGTACTGGCCAGCAGCTTCCTGCCCTGGTGGGTGGTGCGGGTTCGGAGCATGACCGAACACGAGACCACCTACGAGACCTCCTTCGGCTCCGCGTGGGGCATGTCGTCCCGGTGGAGCGCAGCGGTGCTGCTTGCCCTGGGCGCGGTCGTCGTTTCGTTGGTCTGGCGTGATGTCCGAGGTCGCGTGCCATCGCTGGTGCGTGTCGCCACGTTGGCGGCGGTGGCATTGTCGGTCTTTCTGGTCGTGCAGCAGTGGCGTGACGTCGAAGGCTGGCCCCCAACGGGTTCCGTAAGCCGGTCAACGGTCCATCTCCCCGCCGGGTGCCGAGCCGCCGCGTATGGACGCGGTCGCGGAGATCACCGCAGGTTTCATGGAGCGCGATCACCTCCGGTCCTTCCATTCGCCGGGCCTTACTGCCGACGTCGGCTGGGGCATGTGGGTCGGACTGTGCGCAATGTTGCTGGCCGGGGGTCGCACTGATCGCGGCCAACTCCCGCAGCGAAGCCTCTGCTTAGCCACCCCTGCGGGCGTCGGCCTCACCTTGGCGGTTGATGTTGGCTGCCTGCGCGCGCCACTGACCGCCGTCCGCTTGGACGAGACGCCGGATCATTGACCGGGCCTCGTCCTCGGTATCGAACTGCCACCGGAGCACCTGGCCCGTCTCCGAGTCGCCTGCCCTAGCGACGACATGCCAACGGACCTCGCGGGCGAGCCACACTTCACGGCGGGTGAGCCGGCCCCAACCCCGTTCCACCAGCGCCCCACCAGTTCCCGTGCCACCGGTTGAGCGCTTGGTCGGCCCGCTCGGTGAACTGGCGGTCGGGGAACTTCTCGCCTTGCTTGACCTTGCCGACGTAGCCCCGGTTGTAGGTGATGCGCTTGAGCTGCGAAAACATTCACCGATGACCTTGAGAACGGGCAAAGCCCGAAATCCGTCTCGAAAGCTGCAGCGGTTCGAATCCTCGCCACCAGGTGTGCAGAAGGCCCGTCGGCAGCAGCAATGCTGTGGCGGGCCTTCTCGTCACCCCACTCCGGCCGGCGCGCTCCTATCCTGGCCCGATGGAGCTGGAGTTCAGCGGCGAGGTGTGGTTCTGGAAGGGCCCGGCGCCCTGGCACTTCATCACCGTCCCCGAAGAGGACTGCCTGGAGCTGAGCGCCACCGCCGGGTCCGTGAGCTACGGCTGGGGCATGGTGCCGGTCACGGCCCGGATCGGGCGGACCCGGTGGACGACGTCGCTGTTCCCCAAGGACGGCCGGTACGTCGTGCCGGTGAAGGCGGGCGTCCGGGCGGCCGAGGGGCTCAACATCGGAGACCTGGTGAGGGTCCAGCTCGTGGTCGGCGGCTGACCGGCCGGCACCCCGCTTCCCGGCCGCCGGCCGTGTGCGGCACGCCCCGCAGCCCAGCGGATCAATCGACCTGAGGTGGCCGACCAGCAGCGGACCCGAGGGGCCCTGACCTGCGGAGGAGCGGGTCGGTGGCCCTCGTCCCGGCCACCGGCGCCAACGGGTGAGCGTATTTACGTCGCTTGCTGTCGGATAGGGGCTGGCGCTTCGGCGTCGGGTAGAGCATTCTGACGGTCGTGGATGTGTTGGCCGTCGGCGGAGCGCCGGTCGACCGATTCCTCGCCCGGCTTCCCCCGCCGGGCCGCGGCGGCCGGAGGCCGCGGCTCCCGGGAAGGGTCGAGACCGGTCCGGGCCATACCACCGCCTCCGTCGCTTCTGACCGGATCTTCTGACTGGCCGGCTCTCGGGGCAAAGGTCCCACTCGCCGGAGGACGGTGGGAATCGCGGCTAAAGACGGAAGACGCGTCATCTGTGCGCTGCTCAGGCCCGCAGGTCGCCCCGGCTGGCGACTTGTCGTGCACCGTCCGAACCAGCCGGTACGGACGATGCCGATCGGCCGTCCGTCCGCTTTGCGGGCCGGGGAGCTTGTGGCACGATCGTGGAATCTTCACCTCCGACACACCTGCCGACAGGAGCACGCGAATGTCTGGTCGAAGGCTGGCCCGGCGGGTCGGCGTGATGCTCATGCTTGTCGCCCTCGCCGCTGGTTACGGCATGGGGCTGGTCGGTGACGGGCCGGTCGAGTTCCGGACCTTTGACTATGTCTGGACGGCCCCGCCAGCTCCGTAGTCTCGTCGGTGCCCGCTCGAGTCCGGGCACCCTGTCGATGGCGACCTGACGCCGATCAGTCCACGGTCCTCGGCACGATGACCGATGAGGAGAGTTATGGCCGACCGTCGGTCGTCATCGGCGGGGGCATCGTCCCCTCGGCGGCCCGCCGAACACGCCTGGTTGGTCACCGGACCGCTGGCCCTCGTGGCCATCGTCTTCTCCACCGCGATCGGCCTGTTCACTTCGCCGGCGCTCGGGTCATGGAGCATCGCCGCGGTTCTGCTCACCGTCATGGTGGTGGCGGGCCTGCCGATGCTCAACTTCGTGATCGGCCGGCAGTCCTTCGGGGTGCGGCTCACCGAGATCCCGCTGGTCCTGGCCTTCTATTTCCTGCCGCCGCTGATGGTGGTGCTGGCGTACACGCTGGCCACCCTGCTCACCCACCTGCGTTACCGGTTCGGGGTCGCCAAGCTCGCGTTCAACGTGGCCAACGCCTCCGCTGCGGCGTCCTTCGCCGCGCTGGTGCTGCTGGCCCTCCCGCCGATCCGTGGGGTGGGGCCGGGCACCTGGGGCATCCTTTTCGCCTCGGTCAGCACGTTCACGCTGGCCACCCTGTTCGGCGTGGCCGGGGTCATCATGGTCATGCACGGCTGGCAGGCCGGTGCCAAGGTGTTACGGAACGCGCCGTCGACGCTGCCGACCTCTGCGGTCAACGTGGTGGTCGGTCTGGTCGTACTCATCGTGCTGGACACCACCTGGTGGTCGGCGGTCCTGATCGCCGCGCTGGCGGGCGCCGTCGCCCTGGTCTACCGCTCGTACGCCCAGTTCTTCCGGCAGCACCGGACGCTCGGTGGGATGTACGACCTGACCAAGGCGATGACCGCGGAGGGGCAGAGCGGCAACCTGGTGGACGTCCTGCTCGGCCGGATCCGGGCGTTCATGCAGGCCGAGTACGCGACCCTCTGGCTGCCCGCCCAGGGGCGGCACCCCGAAGTCATGTTGACCGCCCGGGTGGACGACTCGGGCCTGCTGGACGTGGCTCCCACCCCCGAGGTGATCCGGGAGGAGACCCGACGGCAGCAGCGGAGCCTGGCGCTCGGCGTGCGGCTCGGCGGGGACGAAGAGCTGCGGGCGTCGCTGCGGACGACCGGTGTCAAGGACGTCATCGCCGTACCGCTGCGCTCCGGGCAGGCCGTCATCGGCACCCTGGAGGTGGCCAACCGGCTCAGCGACGTCGGCCACTTCACCGACAGCGACATTCCCATCTTCGAGACGGTCGCGGCGCACGCCGCGGTCGCCCTGGAGAATTCCCGCCTGGTCGACCGGCTGCGCCACGACGCGTACCACGACACGCTCACCAAGCTGCCCAACCGCCGCCGGATCACCGGCGCGCTCGACGAGGCGGTCAAGATCCGCGCACCGGGTGAGGTGGTGGCGGTGCTGCTCTTCGACGTGGACGGCCTGCGCCAGGTCAACGAGTCCCTCGGCCACGCCGCGGGCGACAAGGTCCTCGTCGAGGTGGCCGAGCGGCTGCGCGCCTGCGCGCCCTCCTCGGCCCTGGTGGGCCGTGCCGGCGGCGACGAGTTCCTGGTCACCCTCCGGCTGGAGAACGCCGAGGCGGCGCTGGAGCTGGCCGCGCAACTGCGCGAACAGATCCGCGACGAGATGGTCTTCGACGCCCTCACCCTCGACGTCGACACCGCGGTCGGGGTGGCCGTACACCCGGACCACGGCAGCGACGCCGCTTCGCTGCTGCAACGGGTCGACCTGGCCGCGACGGCCGCCAAGTCGGTCCCGGGCAGCGTGCAGCTGTTCAATCCGGCGTTGGAGTCGCGGTCGCTGCGCCGGCTCGGCCTCGCCGGCGATCTGCGGCGGGCGCTGGACGAGGGCGCGCTGGAGGTCTACTTCCAGCCGAAGGTGACGCTGCGCGACCGACGGTTGGTCGGGGTCGAGTGCCTGGCCCGGTGGGAACACCCGACGCACGGCACGGTGAGTCCGGAGGACTTCGTCGCGGTGGCCGAGCACACCGGCCAGCTGGGCCGGCTCACCGAGGTGGTGCTGCGGGAGGGGCTGCGGCGCAGCCGGGACTGGAGCCACACCGGCCAGCCGCTCGCCGTCGCGGTCAACATCTCCGCCCGTACGCTCACCGACCAGCACTTCCCGGCCCACGTCCGGGAGCTGCTCGAGGAGTACGGCGTGCCGCCGCAGCGGCTCACCTTGGAGATCCGCGAGTCCGGGGTGCTGGACGGCACCGACCGGCCGATCCCGACCCTGCGCCGGCTGCGCGACCTGGGCGTACGGCTCTCGGTGGACGACTTCGGCACCGGCGACTCGTCGCTGGCCCACCTGCGCCGGCTACCGGTGCACGAGGTCAAGGTCGACCGCTCCTTCGTGCAGGGCATGGCGACGGATCCGGGCGACCTGGCGATCGTCAACGCCGTGGTCACGCTCTCCCAGCAGTTCGGCCTCGCCGTGGTGGCCGAGGGCGTGGAGAGCGAGCTGACCCTGGAGCTGCTCCAGGACATCGGCTGCGAGATCGGCCAGGGCTTCCTGTTCAGCCGCCCGCTGCCGTACGAGCGCCTGGAGGCCTGGTTCGGCGCCCAGGTGGACCCGGAGACGATCTCCGCAGGTGAGTCGCCGAGACTGCGGGTTGTGCCCTGATCTGCGGAAACGTGGGGCAGGGGGATCGGATTTCACCTCGGCGGCGGGGTCATGTACTGTTACCCCTGCGCGACGCCCTTCGGGGTGATCAAGCAGGCCCCCTTAGCTCAGTCGGCAGAGCGTCTCCATGGTAAGGAGAAGGTCTACGGTTCGATTCCGTAAGGGGGCTCAGAGGGTCCGGCTGGACCCGCCTGCGGCGGTGTAGCTCAGATGGCAGAGCAAGCGGCTCATAATCGCTGTGTCGCCGGTTCAAGTCCGGCCACCGCTACTCTCGTCCTCCGGGCCTGGTTCCCGGCGGCCGACGGGACGGGCGCCACTGGCGCCCACTTTGCATGTCCGCGCATCGACCGCGTAGGTTGATGCGTCGTAGTTGATACCCCAGCGAGGAAGGCACTCCGCCGTGGCGAAGGCGACCGATGTCCGGCCGAAGATCACTTTGGCGTGTGTGGAGTGCAAGGAGCGCAACTACATCACGCGCAAGAACCGTCGTAACGACCCGGACCGCATCGAGCTGAAGAAGTTCTGCCCCCGGGACGGCAAGCACACGGTCCACCGCGAGACCCGCTGACCTGCGGCCGGCACCGCCGGCCCGGTCCCTGAGCAGTTCCCGGACGCCGATCCGCACGGATGGCGCGGCATTTTCGCCGCCCCTCCCGTACGGATCGGCGTTCGTGCTTTGCGTGTAGGTTCGGCGGCATGTCCCTGGACCCGTCCTTCGTCGGCCGGACCTATCCGCCGACCGCCCCCTATCAGGTGGGCCGAGAAAAGATCCGCGAGTTCGCCGCCGCCATCGGCGCCACCGACCCGGCCCACCACGATCCGGAGGTGGCCCGGGCGCTGGGCCACCCGGACGTGGTCGCCCCGCCGACCTTCCCCTTCGTGATCACCATGGCCGCGAACCGCCAGATCATCGAGGACCCGGCGCTGGGCGTCGACTACAGCCGGGTGGTGCACGGCGACCAGCGCTTCGCGTACAACCGTCCGGTGGTGGCCGGGGACGAGCTGGTCTGCGTGAACACCATCGAGGAGGTCACCAACCGGGGCGGGCACGGCTTCCTGACCACCCGTACCGACGTGCGCACCGTCGCCGGCGAGCCGGTGGTCGCGGTCTGGTCCAAGCTCGTCGTACGCGGGGAGGCCTGAGATGGAGCTGCCGACTCAGACGTTCCGGATCACCCGGGCGGACCTGGTCCGTTACGCGGGCGCCTCCGGCGACTTCAACCCGATCCACTGGAACGACCGGACCGCCACCAAGGTGGGCCTGCCCGGGGTGATCGCGCACGGCATGTTCACCATGGCGCTGGTCGGTCGGGCCGTCACCACCTGGGCGGGCGCCCCGGACGCGGTGGTCGACTTCGGCGTCCGGTTCACCCGGCCGGTGGTGGTGCCGGACGACGAGCAGGGCACCGAGATCGAGGTGAACGCGGTGGTGAAGGAGGTCACCGAGGAGGGCCTGACCAGGCTCGACGTGACCGCCACCTGCCTGGGGGAGAAGGTCCTCTCGCAGGCCCGGGCGATCGTCCGGACCACCCGCTGACCGGTGCCGGACAGGTGATGGGCGGTACCGGTTGGGAAAGTCGGGGCACTACCCGTACACTGGTCCGCCGTGGGGCAAGTGACCCCTGCCCGGCCCTC comes from Micromonospora purpureochromogenes and encodes:
- a CDS encoding DUF1905 domain-containing protein, with the protein product MELEFSGEVWFWKGPAPWHFITVPEEDCLELSATAGSVSYGWGMVPVTARIGRTRWTTSLFPKDGRYVVPVKAGVRAAEGLNIGDLVRVQLVVGG
- a CDS encoding MaoC family dehydratase encodes the protein MELPTQTFRITRADLVRYAGASGDFNPIHWNDRTATKVGLPGVIAHGMFTMALVGRAVTTWAGAPDAVVDFGVRFTRPVVVPDDEQGTEIEVNAVVKEVTEEGLTRLDVTATCLGEKVLSQARAIVRTTR
- a CDS encoding MaoC family dehydratase N-terminal domain-containing protein, which produces MSLDPSFVGRTYPPTAPYQVGREKIREFAAAIGATDPAHHDPEVARALGHPDVVAPPTFPFVITMAANRQIIEDPALGVDYSRVVHGDQRFAYNRPVVAGDELVCVNTIEEVTNRGGHGFLTTRTDVRTVAGEPVVAVWSKLVVRGEA
- a CDS encoding putative bifunctional diguanylate cyclase/phosphodiesterase, which translates into the protein MADRRSSSAGASSPRRPAEHAWLVTGPLALVAIVFSTAIGLFTSPALGSWSIAAVLLTVMVVAGLPMLNFVIGRQSFGVRLTEIPLVLAFYFLPPLMVVLAYTLATLLTHLRYRFGVAKLAFNVANASAAASFAALVLLALPPIRGVGPGTWGILFASVSTFTLATLFGVAGVIMVMHGWQAGAKVLRNAPSTLPTSAVNVVVGLVVLIVLDTTWWSAVLIAALAGAVALVYRSYAQFFRQHRTLGGMYDLTKAMTAEGQSGNLVDVLLGRIRAFMQAEYATLWLPAQGRHPEVMLTARVDDSGLLDVAPTPEVIREETRRQQRSLALGVRLGGDEELRASLRTTGVKDVIAVPLRSGQAVIGTLEVANRLSDVGHFTDSDIPIFETVAAHAAVALENSRLVDRLRHDAYHDTLTKLPNRRRITGALDEAVKIRAPGEVVAVLLFDVDGLRQVNESLGHAAGDKVLVEVAERLRACAPSSALVGRAGGDEFLVTLRLENAEAALELAAQLREQIRDEMVFDALTLDVDTAVGVAVHPDHGSDAASLLQRVDLAATAAKSVPGSVQLFNPALESRSLRRLGLAGDLRRALDEGALEVYFQPKVTLRDRRLVGVECLARWEHPTHGTVSPEDFVAVAEHTGQLGRLTEVVLREGLRRSRDWSHTGQPLAVAVNISARTLTDQHFPAHVRELLEEYGVPPQRLTLEIRESGVLDGTDRPIPTLRRLRDLGVRLSVDDFGTGDSSLAHLRRLPVHEVKVDRSFVQGMATDPGDLAIVNAVVTLSQQFGLAVVAEGVESELTLELLQDIGCEIGQGFLFSRPLPYERLEAWFGAQVDPETISAGESPRLRVVP
- the rpmG gene encoding 50S ribosomal protein L33 — encoded protein: MAKATDVRPKITLACVECKERNYITRKNRRNDPDRIELKKFCPRDGKHTVHRETR
- a CDS encoding YajQ family cyclic di-GMP-binding protein, with amino-acid sequence MAANPSFDIVSKVDRQEVDNALRQAEKELAQRFDFRGTGAEISWSGEESISLQAETEERVRAALDVFKEKLVKRNISLKSLDAGDPRASGKIFKIDAKVIQGIDTDKAKAISKKIRDEGPKGVQAQIQGDQLRVTGKKKDDLQAVIALLKGEDFGVALQFTNYR